The Alicyclobacillus macrosporangiidus CPP55 genome segment CGAAGCCATTCAATCCCAACGAGGTGGTGGCTCGGGTGCAGGCCATATTGCGCCGCACACAGCTCGATCGCCCGCTGGCGGATCGACTGGAATACCGTGGAGGTGACCTCGTGATTGATGCCCTTTCGCAAGTGGTGTACAAGGGCGGGGACAATGCCGAACTCACCGCCACGGAGTACAAACTGTTGGTGACGTTGAGCCGGTATCCGAGGCGGGTATTCAGCCGGGAGGAATTGATTGATCGAGTCTTTGGCATGGATTTTCGTGGGGATGCACGGGCCATCGACGCCCATGTGAAGAATCTGCGGGCGAAAATTGAAGACGACCCCAAGAACCCGGTGTACATCCAGACTGTCTATGGGATGGGGTATCGGTTTGGAGGGGACGACGATTGAGCCTGCGGAAGAAAATCCTACTCGCTTTTTTCCTGACCGTATCCGCCATGTTGGTGGCCTTGGCTTTCATCCTCCAAGCAGAGGTTCACCGCCACTTCCTGTCGGTCGTCTGTCCAGAGATCAATTCCGTATCGCCGTCGTTGACCCAGCAAATCCAAGTTCACTTCGAGCAGGCATTCACGCAGAGTTTGCTCTGGACGGTGTTGGTGTTTGTTGCGGGGACGGCAGGTGTGGCGGTGTTGGTTTCCCGTGCGATCACTCAGCGGATCTTGGTGATGCAGAAACAGGCGCTGGAAATCGCCCACGGAAGGTGGGGAACGACCATTCCGGTCGAGGGCCATGACGAACTTTCTTCACTGGCCAGCACCCTGAATTTCCTGTCGCAGCAGTTGCAGAGGCAGGAAGAACTCCGGAAGAATCTCATGCAGGACCTTGCGCATGAGCTTCGCACACCTCTGACCACTCTGCGTTCGCATGTCCAAGCGTTTTACGATGGACTGTGGGAGCCGAACCGAGAACGATTTTACAGCTGCTTGGAGGAGGTTGAGGCGATTTGAATCCCTTGTGACTTCGGTAGAGAGGTTGTATGAGGCGGATGTGGCGGC includes the following:
- a CDS encoding HAMP domain-containing protein, translated to MSLRKKILLAFFLTVSAMLVALAFILQAEVHRHFLSVVCPEINSVSPSLTQQIQVHFEQAFTQSLLWTVLVFVAGTAGVAVLVSRAITQRILVMQKQALEIAHGRWGTTIPVEGHDELSSLASTLNFLSQQLQRQEELRKNLMQDLAHELRTPLTTLRSHVQAFYDGLWEPNRERFYSCLEEVEAI
- a CDS encoding response regulator transcription factor yields the protein MKRHHSILVADDEKKIADVLSLYLERAGFNVVCVYTGSDVLRRLDDVHPSLIILDLMLPDIPGEEVCMAVRARSSVPILMLTAKHRDEDRLRGLQIGADDYVTKPFNPNEVVARVQAILRRTQLDRPLADRLEYRGGDLVIDALSQVVYKGGDNAELTATEYKLLVTLSRYPRRVFSREELIDRVFGMDFRGDARAIDAHVKNLRAKIEDDPKNPVYIQTVYGMGYRFGGDDD